A window of Paenibacillus sp. 19GGS1-52 contains these coding sequences:
- a CDS encoding acyltransferase family protein, translating into MEKRRELWIDAAKGLSIIFVVMGHSGDGLATHYLFWFHVPLFFLLSGMVFKPIDPKQYLSWVWKRTRGLMTPYFAYGLLITMILLICTFDLKSFAGNIVRLLYGGLSLTGPFGVLWFITCLLFTQLLFGFIVRFTMRTQLLLIASCYLLAHLIALTSLRSFNLPWNIDVALLAITYYALGYYGKTWIPLLISRIAALPLLITLCAGFLFLDNTGVLSYSLNMKYKEYDALLLDLVIPMLFSLLICTISFWLSKSLPLKGLGYLGRNTIAIMYLHLPVNYALKYLLGIEYGLIVFTVIGIGIPVLITLMASHSPVLSKLFLGHSGSRRSVISLGKGTAAPR; encoded by the coding sequence TTGGAGAAGCGACGAGAACTCTGGATTGATGCTGCCAAAGGCTTGAGTATTATTTTTGTAGTCATGGGTCATTCTGGAGATGGACTGGCCACTCATTATTTATTCTGGTTTCATGTGCCGCTGTTTTTTCTATTAAGTGGAATGGTATTCAAACCAATTGACCCCAAGCAGTACTTAAGTTGGGTATGGAAACGAACGCGGGGGCTGATGACACCCTACTTTGCCTACGGATTGCTCATCACGATGATACTGCTTATATGTACCTTTGACCTCAAGAGTTTTGCCGGGAATATCGTTAGACTTCTATATGGCGGCCTGTCACTGACCGGTCCGTTTGGCGTACTGTGGTTCATCACCTGTCTCTTATTTACACAACTACTCTTCGGTTTCATCGTCCGATTTACAATGAGAACGCAACTCCTCTTGATTGCCTCGTGTTATCTGCTGGCCCACCTGATCGCTCTCACTTCCTTAAGAAGCTTCAACCTCCCATGGAATATCGATGTTGCCCTCTTAGCTATTACATACTACGCCCTTGGATATTACGGGAAAACATGGATCCCTCTACTGATTAGCCGAATAGCTGCATTACCGCTGCTTATTACACTATGCGCCGGTTTTCTATTTCTGGATAACACAGGAGTCCTGAGCTACAGCCTGAATATGAAATATAAGGAGTACGACGCGCTGCTGCTTGATTTGGTCATTCCCATGTTATTTTCTCTACTGATCTGTACGATTTCCTTCTGGTTGTCCAAGTCCCTGCCGCTAAAAGGTTTAGGTTATCTGGGACGCAATACGATAGCAATTATGTATCTGCACCTGCCTGTTAATTATGCACTTAAGTATCTCCTCGGCATAGAGTATGGCCTCATCGTGTTTACTGTTATTGGTATCGGAATACCGGTGCTTATTACGCTGATGGCAAGCCATTCTCCAGTGTTGTCCAAGCTATTTCTTGGTCATAGCGGTAGCAGACGTTCTGTTATAAGTCTTGGGAAGGGTA